A window of the Candidatus Paraluminiphilus aquimaris genome harbors these coding sequences:
- a CDS encoding GIY-YIG nuclease family protein has protein sequence MKNPFYVYALKDPREKPAKTFYIGKGTGTRAWEHQKEKGDSDKNALINEIHDSGRKVIHTILVENLTEPEALKIEAELIASFGVRSRGGLLVNKVRPNPDNISGKSRINVPDGCYEKAQMGLELLKDAILELARANPTGIRNAEAAKQLGLQSDYGGGARDYLTYSVLGLLMRDGQMARVEKPTRHVVVTR, from the coding sequence TTGAAAAATCCCTTCTACGTTTATGCCTTGAAAGATCCACGGGAGAAGCCAGCCAAGACCTTCTACATTGGCAAAGGTACTGGCACCAGAGCTTGGGAGCATCAAAAGGAAAAAGGTGACTCTGATAAAAATGCTCTCATCAATGAAATCCATGACTCAGGCCGAAAAGTAATCCACACAATTCTTGTTGAAAACCTTACTGAGCCGGAGGCGCTCAAGATAGAAGCGGAGTTGATAGCCTCATTTGGCGTCAGGTCCAGAGGTGGCTTGTTAGTTAACAAGGTTAGGCCAAATCCTGACAACATATCTGGGAAAAGCCGTATAAACGTCCCCGACGGTTGCTACGAAAAAGCACAGATGGGTTTAGAACTTTTGAAAGACGCGATTCTTGAACTAGCACGTGCTAATCCTACCGGAATAAGAAATGCAGAAGCAGCGAAACAGTTGGGACTGCAGTCTGATTATGGCGGTGGAGCGAGAGACTACTTAACTTACAGCGTATTAGGTCTTTTGATGCGAGATGGGCAAATGGCTAGAGTAGAGAAACCAACGAGACACGTAGTGGTGACTAGATGA